The DNA sequence CAATACTTGTATGTTCGTTAAGTAAGCCAATGTTGTTTGTAAGCTGCCAGAACTAGCTCTAGGTCCAGTCTTTATCGCTTACACTAGTAATAAAGGAGGTCTATGATAAAGTTTGCTTAGAAGATGTTACCACTCTTTCATTCTACCTAAATCATGCTATCTCATGAACTATTTTAAGTAGGTGATACACTGCCAAGTCCTACATACAGCTCAATGCAATTACCATAGTACTTTAGATGAAGGATGTATAGTTGTTCAACAAATATCTCTTTTTATGCAAGGTTCGGGTTAGAGTCCTTCATGCTTTTAGGTATTCACCAGCCAAAATCAACTCATTTATGAATCTGATGCAAAATGTTTTCCATTTTCTTACTGTGGGGTTCGCTAGGGTCCTGGTTGAATGATTGGTCCAGTGTTTCTTAAGTGTGCATTAACCTTAGCTGCTACAGAGGTAGTGGATGATACTTGATaaatgttgttgttttcttgCCATAACTTTACAGGAGGTTATACTTGTGTTCCATGCTCTATCTACCTCTTtatcttgtacttgatcactgTTCTGATTTATGACAAGTCATCAGAAATGTATATCTACGTGAGAATAGTAACAGTCAAGATTTTTGTTGCTGTTCCAATACTTTCCAGAGCTCAaattagcttcttcttcttttttttttttttaatataattgtcTGTTTGCAGGTAGTGGTGAGACTAACTAGCGGCTTGGTTGAGACATACAAAATATGCAATCCACAGTTCAAATATAGAGGAGAGTTGAATCCCAAGCGGTACTTGACTACTCCATCGGCTGGTGTGCTCAATGATGGCTTTGATAATGTCAACTCCGACCTAATTCTGGCTGTAAATGATGATTTGAGCAGTTCAGACTCACGGCAGAGGTTTGCTATTCTCTTAGTTATCTTCAATTTTCATTTCACCGATACTCTTCCTTCTTTTGTTGTGCTGTTAGAGGCATACAATTTGAACCGCTTTCTATCTACGAAAGATGTCTTTTTGATTAAGCTTCACCACGTGCTCTTAGATACATTGTCAAAGATCTTCTTGGCCATGGGACTTTTGGTCAGGTTGCTAAATGCTGGGTTCCTGAGACAAACAGCTTTGTTGCtgtaaaagtaataaaaaaccaGCCTGCATACTATCAGCAGGCGCTGGTTGAAGTATCTATTTTAACAACGGTATGAGATTCTTCTGTACTTGAATGATAACTTTGTCTTAGTACTAAAAATCGTATGAGGTTTGTCTCATAATTTTTGGATCGGTTGAGTTTGTAGCTAAACAAGAAGTACGATCCAGAGGATAAGCACCATATTGTTCGCATATACGACTACTTCTTACATCAACGTCATTTGTGCATATGCTTTGAACTTCTGGACATGAATCTGTAAGTTGTATAACTAAAGTATTCTTCTCCGTCTTTGTGACTATATGTTTGTCCTCTTATTTCCATTAATGCCAACTgtatacagtttttttttttgtgttgatgATAAGTCAATTGTCCGTGGTAATTTGTGGTTTAGGTATGAGctcataaaaataaatcaatttagAGGTCTCTCGTTAAGCATAGTCCAGCTCTTCTCTAAGCAggtatttatattttctagatCTGTGTTTTCaccattttgtttgttttagcgTCTGAATTTACTGTATCGACTGTTTTCTTATGGTGTCCCATAGATCTTACTTGGTTTGGCTCTTTTGAAAGATGCTGGCATAATTCATTGTGATCTGAAGCCAGAGAACATTCTTCTGTGTGCCAGGTCTACTCTCTACCACCAATACAATACACACAACTGGAGTCCATAACTTTAatttacttgaattttttttttttcaattgcatcAGTGTGAAGCCAACTGAAATTAAGATAATCGACTTTGGATCAGCGTGCATGGAAGATCGGACTGTTTATTCATATATTCAGGTTTTATTTTTGCTTCCTATTTATCTGTCTATTCTCTTATGTCAAACCAAACAAATGAACTAAGTTACCTATTTTTTCCTTTCTACAGAGTCGTTACTACAGATCGCCGGAAGTTTTACTTGGTCATCAGTATcctttttagttatatatataataaacgaaattagaatattttctCAAAGTCGTTGGTAGCGGAATCACTGTCCTTGGAAACTCATAACTTTCCTGTCCCGCGTTAATTTTAATGCTAACAGAAGTTCTTTGCTTTTGTCTTCCCCTGGTACATGATATCTTTAAAGTATTTTGAGATTGTATGTTGAGGCTTAACCACTCTATAGATACACTACAGCTATCGACATGTGGTCATTTGGATGCATTGTTGCCGAGCTGTTTCTTGGATTACCACTGTTTCCAGGAGCTTCAGAATTTGATATCATGAGGCGTATGATTGAAATACTGGGGTATGatcttttattataaatttggtAAATGAGCAAGCAGACTACAATTGTAGGGGCCAGGGAAATTCTTTTTGGGGTTTTGCACCCTTGATGGGTCAATACTAGTACTCATGCATTTTCCTAGTAGCGGTTATTTTATTGTGTTAGCCTTCTCTTGGTGCTTACAGTCATTCTTTCTTTGGCCTCTGTTTTCAGCAGTCCTTATTTTAGCTTCTCAATGAAGTCCTCAGTTTTATTTAATCAATGTGTCGAGATTTCTAGGAGCGAGGAACTCTTGTTattctgtttcttcttcatGTTGTGATTGTACCAATATTATGTCATACTGTTTTCCAGAAAGAAACCACCTGATTATGTGCTCAAGGAAGCAAAAAATGCGAATAAGTTCTTTAAGTGTGTTGGGAGTGTCCACAATTTAGGGAATGGTGGAACTCATGGTGGCCTCAAAAGTGCTTATATGGCTCTGACGGAAGAAGAATTTGAAGCTGTAAGTAATGCTTTACCTCTgagacaaacaaaaatataaaaaatattgaaaacagAGGAAGATAATTATGTCAGTGAACAAAGAAGGCTTAGATCGTTTCATGAGGAAATTAATTTTATTCTTAGATAGTCATTAACTTTTCACTTTGGTGATTTTTCTCTGGATAACTATGTgccattttttactttttattcagagagaaaagaaaaagccaGATATTGGGAAAGAGTACTTCCGCCATAAGAACCTTGAAGAAATTGTAAAAGGCTATCCTTACAAGATAAACTTGCCTGAAGACGATGTTGTCAAAGGTAAAGTCAGGACCCTATAGTGTTATAAGTTTCAGGGATAATCACTGGACTATCTTCCATGGtgacagtttttttttcatgaacTATCACAGAAACTCAGATCCGGTTAGCTCTTATAGACTTTTTGAGAGGACTTGTTGAATTTGATCCAGCTAAACGTTGGTCACCTTTTCAGGTATTGAACTTCCTGGCTAACGTCATCTATATATCTTGTTTTAAAGGCTTAATATTATGTTGCTACCCATAGTGGATAAAAACATCTACTTTTCATTTCTTTAGGCCGCCAAACACCCTTTTATCACCGGGGAACCTTTTACGTGCCCATACAACCCTCCGCCAGAAACACCTCATGTGGTGAGTCAGATTGAATTTATTCCTATGTCTCAAACTTCTTGTGTGGCCTTGCTGTCATACCAATAGTTCTTTATTTCATCATTTTCTAAACCAAACAATCATGTGATAAATTGAAGATACTTTTCATTCTAGCACTTTCTTCCGATATTTCAATCTTCTGTGGTGGATACATATGCTTCACAGTTTAAAGATCTTGCAGAAAGTTAGCTGAAAGACAAATGCAGTTCTTTCTTGTGGACCGACGTGTGTTTAAAATTCCTCTATTCGCTGAATTGGTTCTTGTTATCTTTCCATTTTCTTTGTAGCATGTTGCTCAAAATTTCAAAGTTGACCATCATCCAGGTGGAGGGCACTGGTTTGCCGCCGGTCTTTCTCCTCATGTATGAATCTTTTCTCTATAGAATATTTTCAACACCTACAAGTTGTTTGTGGACCTccttttttaaagttatttatttCTCTTATAGGCATCAGGGAGAACCAGAATCCCAATGCACAATAGTCCCCATTTTCAGATGATACCTTATTCACATGCAAATAGTTATGGGAGTATTGGAAGCTATGGTAGCTACAATGATGGTGCCGTACAGGGAAGTAGCTACGGGAGCTATGGAGATAACGGCAATATGTTTGCCTATTATTCACCTGTGAATCATACTGGCCTATACATGCAAAACAGAGGTGGTGTCCCAATGGTTGGAACTAGTCCTGATGCCAGACGCAGGGTTATGCAGTATCCACATGGAAATGGCCTTGGTACAAGTCCATCCGCGGGAAATTTTGCTCCACTACCCCTCGGCACTAGTCCATCACAATTTACTCCACCAAATCCAAACAATCAATATTTAGCTGGCTCTCCTGGACACCATGGCCCGACATCTCCAGCAAGAAACAGTTGTCACGGGTCTCCTTTAGGGAAAATGGCAGCATTCAGTCAATTTAACAGAAGACAAAGCGTTGGATATTCTGGAGGTTCTCAGTCTCAAGATTCTTCCTTGTCACAAGCTCAGGGGCATGGGATGGACAATTTGCATCAAAATGAGGGTTATTCTGGGCAATTCTCTGGTTCACTTCCACATCGACATTTGGATCCTGGGTTCCAAAACCGTAAACAGTCACAAGGAAGTCCTGGGTACTCTACGCATAACATTTCCAGCTCATCCCTTCGGTCCAGTACTAGTCCCCATATTGAGAATACAGAAAAAGCCTTATCAGTGCCTGATCCAGGAGATTGGGACCCAAATTACAGGCAAGTATTCAAGATATTCCCTAATTTTCAGATTATAGAATGTCAAAGCTCTTTTCTGCGAGTATATATAGAAGAAATCTGGGAGAGGCTTATATAGAATATGAGTGATATTGTGTATTGCCTTCAGTTCAACCATTCGGACCAGGCATGTCACAGTCCCTGATCTCTCATCATTGTTAACTGGTAGTTGGGTTTTAAACTTAGATAGACAAATTTAAAGGGCATTGAAACTCTATCAAAAGCTATCGGTGGAGTGACATCTAGAACCAATCACGTTTCCATTTAAAGGGCAATCATTCTTTGTTGCTTGATGTTATTCTCTGTTCTGTTTAATCTTCCCAGCTAAAATGATATCAACCTCTTTTTTCATTCTGCTATTTGCAGTCGCATAAGATACATGCTTGCTTCTAATCCTTTAATTGGAAGTACTCTAATATGCACAGTTTTGTTACATGAACAGCGAAGAATTGCTTCTACAAGAAGATATCGCAGATGAAAGTGTTATTGCTAATGCATTCAGTAGAGGAATGCAATTTGGTTCAACAGATGCCTCCAGTTCCAGAAGGTTCAACAGTAATCCCTCgacctcatcatcatcaaatccggtAACACAAAGGTAACCTAAAAGACaacctttctttcttttgctGTTGAACCTCTGTTAGAATGCGTGAACATATACCCCCACGAGTAACTTCGGTGATACTTAGATCTACATCTTTCATATATACTAACTTATCAGTGCAGACTATGTGTTCGTCTTGAGTATCAGAACTATGTTATACTTGGATCAGGGTTTTTTCAACTAGATTATAGAAATGCATAAAGTCCCATACTTGATGTTGATGCCTCCTGAATTTGTGATATTATCTATGTGCATAATAGTCATCTTGATGGGACTTATATATTCATTCTATTAGAAAATGTATACAGTGCTTTGTACAGTATGTGTGAACCGTTGTACAAGACTGATTCTTGGTGGACGTGTATCTGAAGCAATTAATAAGAGTAACAAATCTTTCTACACTATTTAGTGACCCAGTAAAAAGCAATTTGAACTTAAGATGTTAGACGATATGATGTATTGTTTATCACATGAACGTGCTCTGATAGAGAAATTTAAGCTTCTGTCCTGGAAGCATTTTCGCTTcttgttgttttgtttcagtCTTGATGGATCTGATTTGGCGTAATTGCTTGTAACTTTTGATCTACACTTCAGGAGATATGTTCCCAATCAATCCTTTTCGCAAGTAGAGATTGGCAGCCCTCCAAGTAATGATCCTTATGCCAGATTTGGCCAACTTATGCCAGGATCGCAATTCACTCCTCATGTCACCCAGAACTCTCCAAGTCGCTTAGGGCAGCAACGCTCCAATCATGGGAGACCAAATGCTGGAAGGGCTACAGATCGGAATCACGTCAACGCTCAGCTTCCTCCGTCCAACACTAGTTCTGGGGGTCAACGCTCACCCAGAAGTAGCTCATATACCAGTGGTGCCCCTTGGGGTACTTCATTTCACCCATAACTAATTTATCTCTAGaccttattttttttcttgttcacaGCTTCTGATTGGTCTTAGACTGTCCGTAAATTAAATTGGCTTGTAGGAGGACGTAGGACTAACCATCATGTCCCAAATGTTCATGGAAGGATGGACTATGGAAGTATTGCCTGATTCCGCAGTCTTAAAACtctcattttattttgttatttcccTTAGAGTGCAATCTTCTTGCTGGAGAAACAAAACTAGTTCATGGCTTGTGGACCTTTGATCAGAAAAAATGCTTATTCATTGCACAAATAAACCAAACAGTTTCTTGTCATTGATGTTGTTGTCTCTCTGGTTATCTATTTATTGGGATTATTTCGTATTAATATCTTTGGTAAAGATGAAGTTTAAATCAGATAGTCTCTTGTGAGCCATAGTTCCTCTGCAGGTTCtgtagtctctctcttgttcatctctTTATTTCTCCAACACCTTTGGTGAGTAACATCTCTTAAATTGATACACATTTTCATGTTAAACACAAAAAAGAAACGATCAGATCATAAAATAGTCCCAACAAAAGCTCTGTTTATTCCAATACCAGACATTAGCAAGTAAAGTCTCTCACTGACTTGTGCCATATCTTGATTCTCCTTCTCCAACATTGATGTATGGGGTTCCACACCCGTAAACATGTAAAGTGCCTCCAGTTCTTCAGAATATGTTGTGCTTCTGGCAACACTGTATCCGACTATCTTCCTTACTGTCTCCATCTTTGCCCATATCTTCTCCTCGCTATACCAACACCTTCATCGACATCCACAAAAACCTCAATCTCAGCAACTTAACTTGTACAGTCTTGGTTTCgaacaagaaaaaagaaaaacccACTTGAGAGTGATTTAATTTTGGAATCAAAAACAATACAATGCATGATCACATTTAACAAGTTAATATCCATCGAGAAAGAATAAGACAAGCTGATGGGTACTGTGGAAGATACTCCACATATGACATCGGCAGACTTCTTGAATAAGTTCACCACCACCACTatgttatgttaatgtttaGACACTATGTACATGGTCCTTGACTTTGATATATTTAAGTTGAAAATGACCCTGTTACATATGGTTTTTAATACATTCTAACAACCATTCGACTCGGGCCAATAACAATATCAAATAAACCCTCCAAAATTCTCTCACATGTTTATTATCCAATCCACTCTTTGTTGTCCTCTCTGAAATCTTTTTCATAGATTCCTCTATCAAGTACTGATTAGTTTCTATCCTCATCTCTTTGACTCTTTTCTCATATCCTCAGGGATTTCATATACATCAAAGAAGTTAGTCACTCTCAAGGGTGAAGCAATTGCAGCAGTCCCCTCTTCCTGCACAAAAAATTGGCTCACTCATAGCCACTCTTGCTATGCCATCATCATAAATTAAATACCAATTTTGTCTCGGAGACTCGGAGTAGCACCATTTTCTCACCTCTTCCACCAAAAGCATAATTAGGAAGCAGTTTTCTCATCAGCTTTTCAGAACAAACAAAGCTggtcaagaataaaaaaataaggaaGGGACGAGCTGAAGACGATCGTCGAGGCAACAACGAGTGGCGGAGCAAGGAATGGTGCAAAAAACACTACAACAACTGCTGCAAGAACTTTCACCAAGTACTTTTGTTACATGAGTTATGGTTCAATTATCTCATCCcggtttaatattttgttatgtaTTTGGTTGTGTATTTCCAGTTTAGTTTACAAACACTTATATGTAGTTCTTTAcctaatcaataaaaaataatcaactttGGAGATGTTAGTGGGAGTTAGATCTATATGACTATATAAAGTGTTGATTTTAACAGTATAGAAATTTGTTGAATTTGGAAAGACTTAGAGACGCTTTGGTCTTACCTATCAACCTTTCAAATCTTGGGACGAGCTTATAGACTGGCTGTTAAATGGACACTCATCTGTCAAGACTAGGACCCTTATGAAGCTCGTTTGTCATGCTGTTATCTATCTCACATGGAAGGAAAGGAACGACAGACGACATGGGGCACCTTCAACTGCTCCATTAGCTTCGTTCAAGCAATTGGATAGAGTCATCAGAGACACATTGTTGGCAAGAAGACATCGGAAAGGCTGTGATCAACTCCTTTCTCTTTGGTTTGCCCATAGCTAATTTCTATAGTGCTAATTGTTTGGCTAAATTTTGGCTTCTCCctggtttttcttttttttttggccatagAAGTTTTCGGTTATATAACGGATGTATTCAAACTTTGATTTGAtattataatttacattttatcaaaaaaaaaagacttagagagaattttgtatattgccacaaactatgaaaataaataactataatgattttaaaaatccGAAGGATATATGTAGTATTATCAAAATCTCGTTTTATGAGTTAAATAGTTAAGAATACAATTCTCAATAATActaattttaatacatttataGAATCactaaaatctaaactttttaattaacaaatgattttgtatagaattataaaatcataaccCAAGTATTACTAGATTTTAGTGAAAATATGATAATCTATAAACCAATACCACTAGACTCTCTAAATTCTAAATATCATTATAAAAtgtctttattttcttcttcttccgattCTCTTTATTTCTGATCTCCTTCATGCTATTCTCATCTTCATCTATCTTCGTCATCTCCTCACCTCCTTCTATCATCTCTCTCTTTGATCATCTTTGATCTTCTTCTATCTTTCACCAAACCCGCTGTTACATTGTATCAGATGTTAAACATTTTAGATGTTGCGGatgtaaaaatgttttataaaaagagattatttgaaaaaaaaagaattctatactattaaagcactGTTTTTAGTTGTTGGAGTTATTCAAGCAATGGTCAAAATCTAACTAGTTTTATAAAGAgagagaaatataaaaaaaggagAGAATAACTTGGGGTTATTACTGAATTGTAAATGACTGCGATTTCCATTATAAAGGCAACATTGTGAGTATTCGcatctttgtcaaaaaaaaaaaaaaatagagtatctGCATCTTAATGCAACATCTATCCAAAACGAACAGACCAAAATCTCAAAATATGGATGCCCAGAATTCAAAGAATAATGAGCAGCACATACAGAAAGATATACCATCAACAGAGGCCAAAAGAGTGTACAAAAACAAATGTATTACGGAGTAAGATTCTCAGATTCTAGCTAATTTGTTGTTGAGAAACAAGAACGAGAAGTCCCTGTGGACCAACCAAAATCTCACTAAGGAAACTCACAAGTCCGAACCAAACCACTGGAGTTACATCGACTCCTGCAAGTGGTGGAATCACTTTCCTCGTCTGAACAAGGATTGGTTCGGTCGGAGCGTACGCCAAAACGTACGGGAACTTGTCAACTGGGAGTTTCGGGTACCAAGACATAACAATCCTCAAAATAAAGAGAAACCCAAAAGCTGATAAGGCAGGACCCAAGATCCCAATCGCGAGCTTTGCGGTTCCTGGATCCAGATCTGCTAGAGATATGTTATGCAAGGCCTCCGAGATTGGTTTTGACGAGACAATACTTGAACAGaggcttgttgttgttgttgttgttgttgtgtctaCTTCGATTTGGGTTAGCGATGCTGAAACCACTGGAAGACATGCAGACCGAGTTCGAATGCTGGGACATGACCGTCGAGATTTGGCCTGAAAAATGTATTGAATTCGAGAGATGGTTAGAGAAAACAGGTTGGGTAAGAAGGAGTTGATGCATCTTGGTCGATTTGTCTCACCAGATTGAGCGCCGGCAAGAAAGATACGAAGCCGGAGGCTACTGTTGTCATCGCGAACTCTGTACTTAGTGAACAAAAAATGTTGATTTTTGACTCTGTTTTTGATTGAGCGTAAGGTTAAGAATACAGACACGACTCAGAAAATCTGGTGCATGAGGATAATGCTGACATGGAATATCAGAAGCaaaagttttttcttctttctaggTAAACAAAAGCGATTCTACCGAGGCAAATAGATTACAAGCAGGATCTTTAACGATAAATCGTGTGTTGTGCCACTAAATCTAAAATCCAATTCTGAAATATCCCTCAGACCATCTCCgatgtattttgctattttcagTTCTAAAATAGGAAAACTTTATAATAGAAGTGAGATATGCTCTAATGTATTCCcctaaaatagcaatctctaaaatatagagtaaaaaatagaggaatgttatttcttcctctataaagaggaaaaaatagagatctctattatagaggaagaaatagagatgggttggagcaatttcacctctaaatgctattatagaggtgaaaatagcaatgggttggagatgctctcagtaaaatagttttttgtgatttataatataaattttatatttaatgttaattataatgttaaaatatgttaattattaCTTAAATAGTCTCGTGGCAAACAAAGAAAGGTGTGGCGATACtacattcttatttttttaatagaataatattttcaaaactttaTTATACTTGTCTCTAATTTATTATGTGCTAGATTCTAAACCCACACATAcgcaaaaaataatattaatattttgtttgacatatttaataatgataataattcatgaagtaaatattttgaattcaaCTAAAATCGGAGAAAATTGTGgtaaacacaataattatacatagttgacttttaaataatttttgactGAGGATGAGTGtgttttttatagtttaaatatgtttttaattaaacattaatGTCTTCTTTACTTCTATTAAACATAGTTGACGTTTTCTAAATTAAAGTGTAAAAtctgtaaaattttaaaatgtatatttaataGGATATGAAAATTAGTTTGTGTATATATTAAACGGAGATTCAAAATAGTTTGTGTGTTTTATGAGTAAATGAAAATTAGTTAGTGCATTTTTAAGAATTTCTCTTTTCACAGTTTAACCACATGTTTAGTTAAACACTAACATCATCATCACTTCTTTAAAACAGAATTGATTTCGTCTAAAATGATGTGTAAAATCTacgaatttcaaaagtttgtatatttaataggCAACAAAAATTAGCTCGTGTATTAAACAAAAGTCTAaaatagtttgtgtattttattggtaaataaaaattaatctgtGTATTTTTAAAGAACTTTTTCTTTGGATAATACTAAACAGTCTCACACAATTTTATCCTTGGATTCAAATATCGTACATAAATTGTCCACCAAGAAATGATATATTAAGTTAATGAAAGAGACTAAATCTCGAACCCCACATATTCgtatattttcataattgttTTCAAACGTTTCACCGCCTTATATTATCCTTTTTAACtcgtttttttttggaattttcaatttttttataattttcaatctAGATTCTCGCATCCTAGCAACTGATATGat is a window from the Brassica napus cultivar Da-Ae unplaced genomic scaffold, Da-Ae ScsIHWf_1459;HRSCAF=2050, whole genome shotgun sequence genome containing:
- the LOC106384872 gene encoding dual specificity protein kinase YAK1 homolog isoform X1, which gives rise to MDDIDGGAREVGSSTPWQPVQFVFKPYIPPNESDFTGGTFRATAKKKKSVVVRLTSGLVETYKICNPQFKYRGELNPKRYLTTPSAGVLNDGFDNVNSDLILAVNDDLSSSDSRQRYIVKDLLGHGTFGQVAKCWVPETNSFVAVKVIKNQPAYYQQALVEVSILTTLNKKYDPEDKHHIVRIYDYFLHQRHLCICFELLDMNLYELIKINQFRGLSLSIVQLFSKQILLGLALLKDAGIIHCDLKPENILLCASVKPTEIKIIDFGSACMEDRTVYSYIQSRYYRSPEVLLGHQYTTAIDMWSFGCIVAELFLGLPLFPGASEFDIMRRMIEILGKKPPDYVLKEAKNANKFFKCVGSVHNLGNGGTHGGLKSAYMALTEEEFEAREKKKPDIGKEYFRHKNLEEIVKGYPYKINLPEDDVVKETQIRLALIDFLRGLVEFDPAKRWSPFQAAKHPFITGEPFTCPYNPPPETPHVHVAQNFKVDHHPGGGHWFAAGLSPHASGRTRIPMHNSPHFQMIPYSHANSYGSIGSYGSYNDGAVQGSSYGSYGDNGNMFAYYSPVNHTGLYMQNRGGVPMVGTSPDARRRVMQYPHGNGLGTSPSAGNFAPLPLGTSPSQFTPPNPNNQYLAGSPGHHGPTSPARNSCHGSPLGKMAAFSQFNRRQSVGYSGGSQSQDSSLSQAQGHGMDNLHQNEGYSGQFSGSLPHRHLDPGFQNRKQSQGSPGYSTHNISSSSLRSSTSPHIENTEKALSVPDPGDWDPNYSEELLLQEDIADESVIANAFSRGMQFGSTDASSSRRFNSNPSTSSSSNPVTQRRYVPNQSFSQVEIGSPPSNDPYARFGQLMPGSQFTPHVTQNSPSRLGQQRSNHGRPNAGRATDRNHVNAQLPPSNTSSGGQRSPRSSSYTSGAPWGGRRTNHHVPNVHGRMDYGSIA
- the LOC106384872 gene encoding dual specificity protein kinase YAK1 homolog isoform X2; translation: MDDIDGGAREVGSSTPWQPVQFVFKPYIPPNESDFTGGTFRATAKKKKSVVVRLTSGLVETYKICNPQFKYRGELNPKRYLTTPSAGVLNDGFDNVNSDLILAVNDDLSSSDSRQRYIVKDLLGHGTFGQVAKCWVPETNSFVAVKVIKNQPAYYQQALVEVSILTTLNKKYDPEDKHHIVRIYDYFLHQRHLCICFELLDMNLYELIKINQFRGLSLSIVQLFSKQILLGLALLKDAGIIHCDLKPENILLCASVKPTEIKIIDFGSACMEDRTVYSYIQSRYYRSPEVLLGHQYTTAIDMWSFGCIVAELFLGLPLFPGASEFDIMRRMIEILGKKPPDYVLKEAKNANKFFKCVGSVHNLGNGGTHGGLKSAYMALTEEEFEAREKKKPDIGKEYFRHKNLEEIVKGYPYKINLPEDDVVKETQIRLALIDFLRGLVEFDPAKRWSPFQAAKHPFITGEPFTCPYNPPPETPHVHVAQNFKVDHHPGGGHWFAAGLSPHASGRTRIPMHNSPHFQMIPYSHANSYGSIGSYGSYNDGAVQGSSYGSYGDNGNMFAYYSPVNHTGLYMQNRGGVPMVGTSPDARRRVMQYPHGNGLGTSPSAGNFAPLPLGTSPSQFTPPNPNNQYLAGSPGHHGPTSPARNSCHGSPLGKMAAFSQFNRRQSVGYSGGSQSQDSSLSQAQGHGMDNLHQNEGYSGQFSGSLPHRHLDPGFQNRKQSQGSPGYSTHNISSSSLRSSTSPHIENTEKALSVPDPGDWDPNYSEELLLQEDIADESVIANAFSRGMQFGSTDASSSRRFNSNPSTSSSSNPVTQRRYVPNQSFSQVEIGSPPSNDPYARFGQLMPGSQFTPHVTQNSPSRLGQQRSNHGRPNAGRATDRNHVNAQLPPSNTSSGGQRSPRSSSYTSGAPWDCP
- the LOC106384873 gene encoding protein COFACTOR ASSEMBLY OF COMPLEX C SUBUNIT B CCB3, chloroplastic, with translation MTTVASGFVSFLPALNLAKSRRSCPSIRTRSACLPVVSASLTQIEVDTTTTTTTTSLCSSIVSSKPISEALHNISLADLDPGTAKLAIGILGPALSAFGFLFILRIVMSWYPKLPVDKFPYVLAYAPTEPILVQTRKVIPPLAGVDVTPVVWFGLVSFLSEILVGPQGLLVLVSQQQIS